The following proteins are encoded in a genomic region of Candidatus Syntrophosphaera sp.:
- a CDS encoding Na+/H+ antiporter subunit E: MQKLKAFLLSVATLFCLWLLLAGTDPHELLAAAIVSVLVSLVILPRLEVLQGIRLNPKALFYLPVYLAVFLIALVKSTLDVARRVVSPSLPINPGIVKVKTRLKTPLGRIVLANSITLTPGTMTVETEGEDLYIHWIDIREEDAESATKRIVSGFEKYLEVIFG, translated from the coding sequence GCTCAAAGCTTTTCTGCTCAGCGTGGCCACCCTCTTCTGCCTCTGGCTGCTGCTGGCGGGAACGGATCCCCACGAATTGCTGGCCGCGGCGATAGTTTCCGTGCTGGTGAGCCTGGTCATTTTGCCCCGGCTGGAAGTTTTGCAGGGGATCCGCCTCAATCCCAAGGCCCTGTTTTATCTGCCAGTCTATCTGGCGGTTTTCCTAATCGCGCTGGTGAAAAGCACGCTGGATGTGGCGCGCCGCGTCGTTTCGCCGTCTCTGCCGATCAATCCAGGCATCGTGAAGGTGAAAACCAGGCTGAAAACACCTCTGGGCAGGATCGTTCTGGCCAATTCAATCACCCTGACGCCGGGAACCATGACTGTGGAAACCGAAGGCGAAGACCTCTATATCCACTGGATCGACATCCGGGAAGAAGATGCGGAATCGGCTACAAAGCGCATCGTGAGCGGTTTTGAGAAATATCTGGAGGTGATCTTTGGATAA
- a CDS encoding cation:proton antiporter (subunit F of antiporter complex involved in resistance to high concentrations of Na+, K+, Li+ and/or alkali), which yields MVLTLLSVSFYVILLALLTSFLRFLKGPTCVDRMVALDTMTVVGISLIVLLAVSAGRNIYLDVALVYALLSFLGGIAVARYLERGI from the coding sequence ATGGTCCTTACCCTCCTGTCGGTCTCTTTCTACGTGATCCTGTTGGCCCTGCTGACCTCATTCCTCCGCTTTTTGAAAGGCCCCACCTGCGTGGACAGGATGGTGGCTCTGGATACGATGACGGTGGTGGGGATTTCGTTGATCGTGCTGCTGGCCGTAAGCGCCGGCCGGAACATCTATCTGGACGTGGCGCTGGTCTACGCCCTGCTCAGTTTTCTGGGCGGGATCGCGGTGGCGCGTTATCTGGAAAGGGGGATCTGA
- the mnhG gene encoding monovalent cation/H(+) antiporter subunit G, with translation MQILGAIITLLGSILLFLGSLGVLRMPDVYNRMQAGTKATTLGTMLTLAGIGIILPHWLPRLVLLIIFIIFTNPISSHALSRAAHRMGIKLTERSVRDELVQEIPEPDGGGEDCNV, from the coding sequence ATGCAGATTCTGGGAGCAATAATCACCCTGCTGGGGTCCATCTTACTGTTTCTGGGAAGCCTGGGGGTCCTGCGGATGCCGGATGTCTACAACCGCATGCAGGCTGGCACCAAAGCCACGACCCTGGGTACGATGCTGACTTTGGCCGGGATCGGGATCATCCTGCCCCACTGGCTACCACGCCTGGTCCTGCTGATAATCTTCATCATCTTCACCAATCCGATCAGTTCGCACGCGCTTTCCCGGGCCGCGCACCGCATGGGGATCAAACTCACGGAGCGCAGCGTGCGGGACGAATTGGTGCAGGAAATTCCCGAACCAGACGGGGGAGGGGAGGATTGCAATGTTTGA
- a CDS encoding DUF4040 domain-containing protein, which yields MFETAALIVLGLISVVAAVFAIHAKRIVSAVIASGVISLMASIMFLIMGSPDVAMTEATIGAGLTTVIFLYALKHIRASKGGKDD from the coding sequence ATGTTTGAAACAGCGGCTTTGATAGTTTTGGGCCTGATCAGCGTGGTGGCGGCAGTTTTTGCCATCCATGCCAAAAGGATAGTGAGCGCGGTGATCGCCTCCGGAGTGATCAGCCTGATGGCCTCGATAATGTTTTTGATCATGGGCTCGCCGGATGTGGCCATGACGGAAGCGACCATCGGAGCGGGGCTCACCACCGTCATCTTCCTCTACGCCCTGAAGCATATCCGCGCTTCCAAAGGCGGCAAAGATGATTAA
- a CDS encoding sodium:proton antiporter → MIKYLLIFVAIIGFAWVLFPLVRDFAQPQELNPLAAEYVRGSAADLNVPNVVTSVVVTYRGLDTLGEVTVLFLATAGIGYFLRRRKSKQPDKRTPGSEILQTGARLLTPLIAILGIYIFTHGHLSPGGGFQGGVVIASGILLIFLAETEFRLSHLLLHLSESLSGIVYVLLGLLGLLLLGANHYLDPRYLLAGRYLALFSAGAVPIIYSLIGVKVGSELASVLSSIQDDGGEQ, encoded by the coding sequence ATGATTAAATACCTTCTGATCTTCGTGGCCATAATCGGTTTTGCCTGGGTGCTGTTTCCGCTGGTGCGGGATTTTGCCCAGCCTCAGGAACTCAATCCTCTGGCCGCTGAATATGTGCGCGGCTCCGCGGCCGACCTGAACGTGCCCAATGTCGTGACCTCGGTTGTGGTCACCTACCGCGGCCTGGATACCTTGGGCGAGGTCACTGTGCTGTTTCTGGCCACGGCGGGGATCGGCTATTTCCTCCGGCGCAGAAAGAGCAAACAGCCGGATAAACGCACTCCCGGCAGCGAGATCCTGCAGACCGGGGCTAGGTTGTTGACGCCGTTGATCGCGATCCTTGGCATCTATATCTTCACCCACGGGCATCTGAGCCCGGGCGGCGGTTTTCAGGGCGGCGTGGTGATCGCATCAGGCATATTGCTGATCTTCCTGGCCGAGACCGAATTCCGCCTTTCGCATCTGCTCCTGCACCTGAGCGAATCGCTTTCCGGGATAGTCTACGTCCTGTTGGGGCTGTTGGGACTGCTGCTTCTGGGCGCCAATCATTATCTGGATCCGCGCTATCTTCTGGCAGGGAGATATCTGGCCCTGTTTTCCGCGGGGGCCGTTCCGATCATTTATAGCCTGATCGGGGTCAAGGTCGGCAGCGAACTCGCGAGCGTCCTCAGCTCGATTCAGGACGACGGAGGTGAGCAATGA
- a CDS encoding sodium:proton antiporter codes for MTMLIFGSLLVVIGVWAILSRKDLIRMIIGFTIVDTGVHLLIVAVGYVKGKTAPIIDAAVSSAAPAQAGLEAVGKVVDPVPSALVLTAIVIGLAVTGLMLAYAVRLNKLGKSTNIDDYEEQKW; via the coding sequence ATGACAATGCTGATTTTTGGCTCGCTGCTCGTAGTCATCGGCGTTTGGGCGATCCTTTCCCGCAAGGACCTGATCCGCATGATAATCGGGTTTACCATCGTGGATACCGGGGTGCATCTGCTCATCGTGGCGGTCGGCTATGTAAAGGGCAAAACCGCTCCGATCATCGACGCGGCCGTGAGTTCTGCCGCTCCAGCCCAGGCGGGGCTGGAAGCGGTGGGCAAAGTGGTCGATCCGGTCCCCTCGGCGCTGGTGCTGACTGCGATCGTGATCGGGCTGGCCGTGACAGGACTGATGCTGGCCTATGCCGTGCGGCTGAACAAACTCGGCAAAAGCACCAACATTGACGACTATGAGGAGCAGAAATGGTGA